A stretch of DNA from candidate division KSB1 bacterium:
TGACAACTTGGCTGTAAGTATTGCTCGTTCCGGGAATAATGCTACATTTGAATTCGGCGCTAAATGGCGTTTTATGCGCGAGAAAAACGATGGTTCGGTGCCGTTATCCGCCGCGGTAAATGTGGGTGTAGATTGGGAAACGATTAAGGAGATTCTCGACCCCGATAATCCGGCGCAATTTCTTAAACGCAGTAGCAGCGAACGTTTTCATTGGTTCGGACAGGTTGCGCTGAGCAAGCAGTTGTCCGGTAGAATTTCCGTTTTGCTCGTTCCCGGGATTCTGCTAAATGGAAATGTCAATACAACGGATGAGGACGCGATTTTCACTGTCGGCTTTGCCGGAAAATTTATGCTGGTCAAAGACTTTTCTGTTTTTGTTGAAGGAGTGCCGATTCTTTCCGGCGATTCCGGCGCCGCTCCCGTTGGCGGAGCACGCCCCGAAAGTGGAAAAAGTGTTTTTAACGACGCCTTCACAATCGGCCTGGAACGCAAAGTTGGCGGGCACGTCTTCCATGTCTATGTGACAAATTCGCTCGGATTGGCGACAGCTCAGTATATGAGCGGCGGCGACCTCGATTTCACAAATGGCGATTTCCGGCTCGGGTTTAATATTTACCGAATTTTAAGAATACCTTAGCAAAACCTTGCAGGTTTTTAAAACCTGGAAGGTTTACATTGTAGGAGAACATAAATGAAAAACATTTATAAAATAGGCAGCTTTTTTTTATTGAGCTTTGTGTTGTTTACCTATGCCTGTGAGCACGAACAAGGTGTCGGCCCGCAAGGGGGTGGTTTGCAAGCGACTTTTTCCAGCATTCAGAGTAATATTTTAACCCCAAAATGTGTAAATGCCGGATGTCATCCGGGCAGTTTAGCACCGATGTCGTTACAGGCAGGAGTGGCCCATGGCAATCTTGTAAACAGGCCTTCGGCATTTGGCATATCGCGGGTCGCTCCTGGGGATGCTGACAATAGTGCACTTTATTTAAAGGTCATTGGCGATAATAGCGTCGGTGCCCGAATGCCGTTGAGTCGCAATGCTCTAAGTTCTGCAGAAACAAATGCTATTCGCGATTGGATTAACAATGGCGCTCAAAATAATTAAGTCATTCACTAGCATTTCTCACTTCACAACCGTTCTAATCAACAGGATTTAGCCACGGATGAACACTGATGAAACACGGATTCAAGTAGAGCAACTGCACGGTAAGTTGTCAAACTCGACAAATAGCTATCCGTGTCCAATCCGTGTGAATCAGTGGCTTGATTTTGTTTTTAAAGAAATTAAGACTCATTTCTAAAGTGAGAAATGTCAGTATTGTAACTTACAAATTTCTACAATTTCAAATGGCGTGTCATGGTTTAATTTTTTTCTATAAATGCTTTTATCCGTGTCGAATCGGTGTTAACCCCGTTAGATAAAAACATCAGCTAAACAGAAAACCTAAAAACTCTTATCTAACGGGGTCAATCCGTGGCTCCAAAATATGGGTTGCGGCTTTGCCGCGCTGTGTCGCGTCGACCTTTGGTCATTGTAAATTGGGATTTGAGATTTATTTGAAATTTGAGCTTTGTGATTTGGAATTTCCGGTTTACCCCGTTGGATTGACTGTCCACGGGGTTTATCCGGGTTAGGTATTGTTAATCATGAAAGACGAGATTAGTAACAACGTAAATAATAAGCGGGCTCCCATTGTGATGATCGTTGATGATGAGGAGATGGTCACCAAAACCCTCGCAGCTTATCTGGCTTTGGAGACCGACTACCAGGTTGTCACATTTACATCCCCGCAAGAAGCGTTGAAGTCATTAAAGCAGAAACCGGTCGATATCGTTATTTCCGATTTTCTCATGCCTGACATGGACGGGATACAATTTTTCGCTGAGGTGAAAAAATTGTATCCCGACGTCACCCGGATTTTACTCACCGGATATGCTGACAAAGAGAATGCAATCAAGGCCATCAACCAGGTGGGTATTTATCAGTATATTGAGAAGCCCTGGGACAACGAAGGTCTTAAGATGGTCATTCGAAATGGCATCCAGAGCAAAAGCTTAAAAAAGGTTCTTGGCGAAAAAATTCAGGAGCTCGATGTTGTTCTGCTGGAACGCGACCGGTTGTCAGAGCGAGACGCAATGCTGCGCGAAGAACTTTCACTTGCACGGAATGTTCAGCAGAGCATGCTTCCAGAGAGCTTTCCGCAAATGAACGGAATTTCCATTGCCACGAAATACCAGCCGGCGCTGGAAATCGGCGGCGACTTGTTTGATGTGATTTCCTTAGCCGATGATAAAGTAGCCGTGCTCATGGCCGACGTCACCGGTCATGGCATTCAGGCCGCTTTGATTACCAGCGTGATCAAGTCTGCCTTTTCGGCTTTCCGGGACCGGGATGCAACTCCGGCCGATATTTTAATTTTCATGAATCGAATTTTGGTGAAGATACTCCCCACAGCCATGTTCGCAGCGGCCGCCGTTTTAATCATCGACACAAAGTCGGGACATTGCCATATTTCAAACGGCGGTATCCCGCAGCCTTTTCTGTTAAACCGAAATGGGGGGCTGGTTGAGCAGATTCCCGCGACCGGATTGCTGCTGGGTATCGCCGATGAAGAAACTTTTGAACCCGGTGATGAGGTTGCTTTTCAATTGAAGAAAGGTGATACCCTCATATTTTTTACAGACGGCATAAGTGAAGTTCCGGACGATAGCGGCGAACACTTTGATATGAAAATGGCCCAGGTGCTTCTGGAAGCTAAAAATAAAAAGGGCAAAGATATTCTTGAGCACCTGGTAAACGCGGCAAAGAAATTCAGCAGAAAAGATCATAATTGGGATGACATTGCGATTTTGGCAATTGAAAATGAGTCTTGAACAGTCCCCCTTTTAAGGGGGAAGATTGAGCGAAAGCGAAATCAGGGGGATGTTTGACCCGACCGGCTTCGCCGGCCACCTCCCTGAAGGGGGGATTATTTTGGGCGATTAGCTCAGTTGGTTAGAGCGCTGGTCTCACATACCAGAGGTCACTGGTTCGAATCCAGTATCGCCCACTATTGATTTTATTTAACTTAAACGTCCATAGATATGTCTTCACTTTTGCCAAATTAGTCATTTTCGAGATATATTCGAAACTTTTTTAACCCGAATTCATCTCACTTAATAGATAAGAGAAATTACTTTTAAGAACAACCGAAAAGTTAATATTCGGGTAAAAAAAGCCATAGCAGTGAACCCGAAGGTGAGTGTTAAAATGAAATGAAAGCGGTGAGAAATGCAAGGTGAAAAAAATAACGCAACTTTAACGCCAACTTTTTGAAGATTGTAATATATGAAAGACTGGATTTTTGCGGAAGGCTGGAAGAATGGTAGTGAGCTAATTACAAATCAAGTTGCTTTTGCTTTTTGTTCCTTTCTGGTTTTCTTTCTGCGTAACTAATTTCCATCGGCCAAAATGGCGAACACATCTTCCATTTTGGTTTGTTGTCTGCTTTCCACTCTACTTGGAGTTTGAGCTTGCCCAAACGTACAAGCTCCAAACCCCTGATGCGTAGTCGGTGGCGCGATTTGTTGGATTTTAGAAGATATGTGTTTTTTGAGGATTTCTTGCCTTGCTCAGTTACAAAAACAAACCGGATTTGAAATTCTTTGTCGAACTCATGTGGCTCAAGTAGCCAAAATGTATGCAATTCCACAAGCGGAAAAACCATCGCCTCATCTTCCTCGTAGGCAAACTCTCCCTCGATATTTAGGTTTTCCACTAATGTAAAGAGGCTCCAAGTATTGGTGTCCCTATCGAGCGATGAAGAGTGAGTAACGGCAACAAAATAACAGTCAGGCATATTTTTTAATCCGTTAGGGCTTTAAGCAGCTGCGCGTAGACTTTCATTTGAATATAAGTCTCGTACCGAAATATTTATAT
This window harbors:
- a CDS encoding SpoIIE family protein phosphatase — encoded protein: MKDEISNNVNNKRAPIVMIVDDEEMVTKTLAAYLALETDYQVVTFTSPQEALKSLKQKPVDIVISDFLMPDMDGIQFFAEVKKLYPDVTRILLTGYADKENAIKAINQVGIYQYIEKPWDNEGLKMVIRNGIQSKSLKKVLGEKIQELDVVLLERDRLSERDAMLREELSLARNVQQSMLPESFPQMNGISIATKYQPALEIGGDLFDVISLADDKVAVLMADVTGHGIQAALITSVIKSAFSAFRDRDATPADILIFMNRILVKILPTAMFAAAAVLIIDTKSGHCHISNGGIPQPFLLNRNGGLVEQIPATGLLLGIADEETFEPGDEVAFQLKKGDTLIFFTDGISEVPDDSGEHFDMKMAQVLLEAKNKKGKDILEHLVNAAKKFSRKDHNWDDIAILAIENES